A portion of the Pomacea canaliculata isolate SZHN2017 linkage group LG13, ASM307304v1, whole genome shotgun sequence genome contains these proteins:
- the LOC112554250 gene encoding chromatin assembly factor 1 subunit A-like, which translates to MAGRLEGTEKRLSAVVAAGANDNEMQPKKSKQARLPFKPLDFKSLSSPSPCTANGNGSKKRKLSGPDSPHLKSKVQKSYIDTKQSTENGKRLTKNENEVSSSSEAENLPAMSVKASRANTLEKFVCRESLQEEITSTNVIDLTDSNSEWLPEDENKHSPVKSKSPQKAVCTDNGKVKEFFVKKLDFNKAVAVEQMKNPSLPESECQELSKDDLSALGDSGVQDTKMMSIDCSGGRKHAPASPGDVLEHSELGNSDIFVIDEDEKHQEHVQDEGTTLEQTDLDIEQETDSSLSLSKNTDAKEKTPRRKRVPLSASTPITSASTNSSESGTPSSAKKPCSKQSSGKQTEKAALRLKVKEEKERQKREEKEKKEIERLEKKQLQDNKKAEKERQKREEKEKKEKERQDRKERTEKEKQEKQQQKEEEKKKKQEVQDAKMEEKRKKEEEKRLKDEEKLRQEEEKLRQAQKTKEVFQNFFIKPRTVSTKVTKPAEGRFIPFELKKDMSLAPSHRRPAVTGNAMAQLDDALQSQAETVTYLQQLKQGTAKPVRTGRVLRQKVDVEDDAELIVHDSETVKKVMHAIKLLQFHTDYRPPYYGTWRKKVKGLSPRNPWKKDESVFDYEIDSDDEWEEEEPGESLSDSNGEDDEAEGEEEDDDGWMVPHGYLSEGEGCEDDEEVTPETLKARQRAKAQAWEAELQAKKKVSPPIHLGCYWQQVSSCLSEKDLALMRQFEMVCLQSAPIDTLISNPLLLENGRDGVSDKPSSGVTPSGKGFRKRALPHEAMPDLIRLVHGNPCGIKKLVREFRLFWRQKTKESNTSWNESCVEDEAMDTSGECAASSKRSDKEESSTPALESSGDVTDKSHIEDVACNTSNGPTKGRGGDSLAADDNQNNDIVSKRQLEIKIMAIANREKRVGTTKTCWYVKKEVLEEFNMNTLSPENTWISLSQDMNKKTLCKTPSEKKAAKGSTHKILPSAPNSLKKSCDDELSEDVGKSSSRLKKENITPGKPKDQPSIMNFAKKTAERLLTRKESKGPTVCKRSLELVKLQSDHSDVLQKSLDQKDTNVTVENDGSHAADCIIIDD; encoded by the exons ATGGCAGGACGGCTGGAAGGAACTGAAAAGAGACTCTCTGCAGTGG TTGCTGCTGGTGCTAATGACAATGAAATGCAgccaaagaaatcaaaacaag CACGACTGCCATTCAAGCCCTTGGACTTCAAATCACTTTCATCACCTTCACCCTGTACAGCTAATGGCAACGGATCAAAAAAGCGTAAACTTTCTGGACCAGATTCACCTCATTTGAAATCAAAAGTTCAGAAATCATACATTGACACAAAACAGTCTACAGAAAATGGGAAACGCTTGACGAAGAATGAGAATGAAGTAAGCTCAAGTTCAGAGGCTGAGAACTTGCCAGCAATGTCTGTTAAGGCAAGCAGAGCGAATACCTTAGAAAAGTTTGTCTGCCGAGAATCATTGCAGGAAGAAATAACTTCAACTAATGTCATTGACCTCACAGATTCCAATTCTGAATGGCTTCCTGaggatgaaaataaacacagtccCGTGAAGTCAAAAAGTCCCCAAAAAGCGGTTTGCACAGATAATGGGAAGGTAAAGGAGTTTTTTGTGAAGAAACTTGATTTTAATAAAGCAGTAGCTGTTGAGCAGATGAAAAATCCCTCCTTGCCAGAATCTGAGTGCCAGGAGTTGTCAAAAGATGATTTGAGTGCACTTGGAGACAGTGGTGTACAGGATACAAAGATGATGAGTATAGACTGTTCAGGAGGAAGAAAGCATGCTCCAGCATCTCCAGGTGATGTTTTAGAACACAGTGAACTAGGTAACAGtgacatttttgtcattgaTGAAGATGAGAAACATCAGGAGCATGTACAAGATGAAGGAACTACGCTTGAACAAACAGATTTAGATATAGAACAGGAAACAGATTCTTCTTTGTCACTATCCAAAAATACTGATGCTAAGGAAAAGACTCCTCGCAGAAAAAGAGTTCCTTTATCAGCTAGCACACCAATAACTTCAGCGTCTACTAATTCGAGTGAATCTGGTACCCCCTCCAGTGCAAAGAAACCATGTTCAAAA CAAAGTTCAGGGAAACAAACTGAGAAGGCAGCTTTGAGGCTGAAagtgaaagaagagaaggaaagacaaaagagagaagaaaaagagaagaaggaaataGAAAGACTGGAAAAGAAGCAACttcaagacaacaaaaaagcagaaaaagaaagacaaaagagagaagaaaag gagaagaaagagaaggagaggcAGGACAGAAAGGAACGGACTGAAAAagagaagcaagaaaaacaacagcagaaggaggaggagaagaaaaaaaagcaggaagtgCAAGA TGCAAAaatggaagagaagagaaagaaggaggaagaaaaaagactgaaggatgaagaaaagctgagacaggaggaagaaaag CTCAGGCAAgcccaaaaaacaaaagaggtgTTCCAGAATTTCTTCATCAAGCCCAGAACAGTCTCAACTAAG GTTACTAAGCCTGCAGAGGGCCGCTTCATCCCTTTTGAGCTGAAAAAAGACATGAGTCTGGCCCCAAGTCATCGCAGACCTGCTGTTACTGGCAATGCCATGGCCCAGCTGGATGATGCACTACAGTCTCAG GCAGAAACCGTCACATACTTGCAGCAGCTGAAGCAAGGGACTGCTAAACCTGTGCGAACAGGTCGTGTTTTGAGACA GAAAGTGGATGTAGAAGATGACGCGGAACTGATTGTTCACGATTCAGAAACTGTAAAGAAAGTTATGCATGCCATCAAGCTTCTACAGTTTCACACTGACTACCGGCCACCCTACTATGGGACCTGGCGCAAAAAGGTCAAAGGCTTGTCACCACGAAACCCCTGGAAAAAAGATGAG AGCGTCTTTGACTACGAAATAGACAGTGATGACGAGTGGGAGGAAGAGGAACCTGGTGAGAGCCTGTCTGACTCAAAC GGAGAAGATGATGAGGCCGAgggagaagaggaagatgatgatggttgGATGGTTCCTCATGGTTACCTGTCTGAAGGTGAAGGGTGCGAAGATGATGAAGAG GTAACTCCAGAAACTCTGAAAGCAAGGCAGAGAGCTAAGGCGCAAGCATGGGAGGCAGAACTGCAAGCCAAGAAAAAAGTATCACCACCTATTCATCTTGGCTGTTATTGGCAACAAGTGTCTTCCTGTTTGTCCGAAAAAGATCTGGCCCTCATGAGACAATTTGAG ATGGTCTGTCTGCAATCTGCACCCATTGACACACTGATCTCCAATCCACTCCTGCTAGAAAATGGTAGAGATGGTGTTTCGGACAAACCCAGTTCTGGAGTCACTCCAAGTGGGAAGGGCTTCCGCAAGCGAGCTTTGCCCCATGAAG CAATGCCAGACCTGATTCGCCTTGTCCATGGAAACCCTTGTGGGATAAAGAAATTGGTGCGTGAATTCCGTCTGTTTTGGCgccaaaagacaaaagaatcGAACACCTCTTGGAATGAAAGTTGTGTGGAGGATGAAGCCATGGACACATCAGGAGAGTGTGCAGCATCTTCTAAAAGGTCTGACAAAGAGGAAAGCTCCACTCCAGCCTTAGAAAGCAGTGGTGATGTAACTGATAAGTCTCATATTGAAGATGTAGCTTGTAACACTAGTAATGGGCCCACAAAAGGCAGAGGTGGTGACAGCTTGGCTGCAGATGACAATCAGAACAATGATATTGTTTCCAAGAGACAGTTAGAGATAAAGATAATGGCCATTGCAAATCGAGAAAAACGGGTCGGCACCACCAAAACATGTTGGTATGTTAAAAAAGAGGTCTTAGAGGAATTTAACATGAATACTTTATCTCCAGAGAATACCtggatttctctctctcaagatATGAATAAAAAGACACTGTGTAAAACACCCAGTGAAAAGAAGGCTGCGAAAGGGTCTACACATAAAATCTTGCCATCTGCTCCCAATTCTCTGAAAAAATCATGTGATGATGAATTGTCCGAGGACGTGGGAAAGTCTAGTTCAAGGCTCAAAAAGGAGAACATTACACCTGGCAAGCCCAAAGATCAGCCTTCCATTATGAACTTTGccaagaaaacagcagaaagACTGCTGACTCGCAAAGAGAGCAAGGGGCCCACAGTCTGTAAACGATCACTTGAGCTGGTGAAGCTGCAGTCAGACCACTCTGATGTGTTGCAGAAGTCTTTGGACCAAAAAGACACCAATGTAACAGTTGAAAATGATGGTTCACATGCTGCAGACTGTATCATTATAGACGACTAA